One genomic window of Corynebacterium massiliense DSM 45435 includes the following:
- a CDS encoding DUF3427 domain-containing protein — MSTDSVLPFGSYETPVTASVAKRIEETRKQFPAAGFGVASGESTGNRARYSSAITHYIARQLERRLAETSDTDDRVALLNTVLNTLEAGESIRAEQLLYSVQETDNATPPQLPEVPLTQEALFTNAPGEVSLNNEIARELRTADEVDLLCAFIKQSGLAVIADNLRELQDRGVPFRVITFTYCGATEATALRRLVEDFGAEVRVCYESNQTRLHAKAWMFRRNSGFDTAFIGSSNLSQSALVDGMEWNVRTTSTTTPGVLDKFLSTFDTYWHSDQFKQFDPSRDERTLLDALDAASWNSSKTLQPLELSGLRAEPYTYQKEMLEALTSERLEHDRHRNLLVAATGTGKTVVAAFDYRDLSKARGKRPRLLFVAHRVEILQQSLRTFREILGTTDFGEILNGDHKPREWSHVFASVQSLKRDTLNKLSPDHFDIIIIDEFHHAEATTYQRVLEHFTPQELLGLTATPERGDGKNVLSYFDYRAAYELRLWDALALQLLCPIHYYGVDDGTDLSSLTWRRGTKDYDQQELSDFYIKAGEKRIKFILSQMVNRLYDLSTVKGIGFCVSVEHAHYMAQEFSRFGVTATAVDGSTPSKQRQAALDQLANGDIHFIFAVDLFNEGVDIPEVNTLLLLRPTQSPVIFLQQLGRGLRLQEGKDACTVFDFIGVQHQNFDFEARYTALSGKRGKHLMKEIESGFPTAPPGTSIKFDRVAADRVLRNIRKVTSGNKRRISALTKEVGTTDLRAFLDESGFDIVDVYKSNGSSWTRYLRDAGLLPQPSDHSSVEKMLLSRIPAFLHVNDHARAEAYRRILNDSSLDTRKLTHADRLYARMLIFNVWGPSIKQSPASEAEAVDILRSYPQFVSELTQVLNLVEDSSRIVPALLDEAIGQGVLYTHASYSLGELIAVLDNQPLSQINGLPREGVKHFEHLSTDLLLVTLVKDTSVSKSTNYHDYPISESLFHWETQSNQAEHHKTVQRYINHKNKGDSILLATRGEKTNELDLAEPYTLLGKADYVSHRGSKPVAINWQLQRKIPTKLYRIGRTVA; from the coding sequence ATGTCGACTGACTCCGTACTCCCCTTCGGTTCTTACGAAACCCCCGTGACCGCAAGCGTGGCGAAGCGAATCGAGGAGACCCGGAAGCAGTTTCCGGCTGCAGGATTCGGCGTAGCATCAGGCGAGTCAACCGGGAACAGGGCGCGCTATTCCTCCGCCATTACGCACTACATCGCGCGGCAACTTGAACGCCGTCTTGCGGAAACGTCCGATACGGACGATCGCGTTGCCCTCCTCAACACTGTGCTTAATACTCTGGAGGCGGGCGAAAGCATAAGAGCAGAACAACTCCTGTATTCGGTGCAAGAAACCGACAATGCCACCCCGCCGCAACTGCCGGAGGTACCGCTTACGCAAGAGGCATTGTTTACCAATGCCCCGGGAGAGGTGAGTCTCAATAACGAAATCGCCCGCGAGCTACGGACAGCTGACGAAGTCGACTTACTCTGTGCCTTCATCAAGCAGTCTGGTTTAGCGGTCATCGCCGACAATCTCCGCGAATTGCAGGACCGAGGGGTTCCTTTTCGAGTCATCACCTTCACATACTGCGGAGCCACTGAAGCCACAGCTTTACGGCGACTGGTGGAGGATTTCGGCGCCGAAGTCCGCGTTTGTTACGAGAGCAACCAGACTCGGCTTCACGCGAAGGCGTGGATGTTCCGTCGCAATTCCGGGTTTGATACTGCCTTTATCGGAAGCTCGAACCTGTCTCAGTCCGCGCTTGTCGATGGCATGGAGTGGAATGTCCGCACTACCTCGACCACTACGCCCGGGGTATTGGACAAATTTCTCAGTACATTCGACACCTATTGGCACAGCGACCAGTTCAAACAGTTCGATCCGAGCCGAGATGAACGCACGCTTCTCGATGCCCTTGATGCCGCCTCGTGGAACTCGTCTAAGACGCTCCAGCCGCTGGAACTTTCCGGCCTGCGTGCAGAACCGTACACCTACCAGAAGGAAATGCTCGAGGCACTCACGTCCGAACGCCTCGAGCACGACCGTCATCGGAATCTGCTGGTTGCCGCAACGGGCACCGGCAAAACCGTCGTCGCAGCCTTCGACTACCGAGACCTTTCGAAGGCCCGGGGAAAGCGACCGCGTTTACTCTTCGTTGCGCACCGGGTGGAAATCCTGCAACAGTCACTGCGTACGTTCCGGGAGATCTTAGGTACGACTGACTTCGGCGAGATCCTCAATGGCGACCATAAGCCCCGGGAATGGTCTCACGTATTCGCTTCAGTTCAGTCCCTCAAAAGGGACACGCTAAACAAGTTGTCTCCGGACCACTTCGACATCATTATCATCGACGAGTTCCACCATGCCGAAGCAACCACCTACCAGAGGGTCTTGGAACACTTCACCCCACAGGAGCTTCTCGGGCTGACGGCAACGCCAGAGCGCGGTGACGGTAAGAACGTGCTTTCTTACTTCGACTATCGCGCCGCTTACGAGCTCAGACTGTGGGATGCACTGGCGTTGCAGCTTCTTTGTCCCATTCACTACTACGGCGTCGACGACGGAACGGATCTGTCCTCTCTGACGTGGCGGCGCGGCACTAAAGACTACGACCAGCAAGAACTTTCCGACTTCTACATCAAAGCTGGCGAAAAGCGCATCAAGTTCATCCTCAGCCAAATGGTCAATAGGCTCTACGATTTAAGCACCGTTAAAGGGATTGGATTCTGCGTGTCGGTGGAGCACGCGCACTACATGGCTCAGGAGTTCTCGCGCTTTGGGGTGACTGCGACCGCGGTGGATGGATCGACGCCATCCAAACAACGCCAAGCCGCCTTGGATCAGCTCGCGAACGGCGACATTCATTTCATCTTCGCAGTCGACCTCTTCAACGAGGGAGTAGACATACCCGAAGTGAACACCCTTTTGCTACTGCGGCCGACGCAGAGCCCAGTGATCTTCCTCCAGCAACTCGGCCGAGGCCTACGCCTGCAGGAGGGAAAAGATGCGTGCACGGTCTTCGACTTCATCGGCGTACAACATCAGAATTTTGACTTCGAGGCCCGGTACACCGCGCTGTCAGGCAAACGCGGAAAGCATCTCATGAAAGAAATTGAGAGTGGCTTTCCCACTGCCCCACCCGGCACGAGCATCAAGTTCGATCGGGTCGCAGCTGACCGGGTGCTGCGCAACATTCGCAAAGTAACTTCGGGAAACAAACGACGCATTTCGGCACTCACCAAGGAAGTGGGGACCACCGACCTGAGGGCATTCCTCGATGAGAGCGGATTCGACATAGTCGATGTCTACAAGAGCAACGGTTCCTCGTGGACGCGGTATCTGCGGGATGCAGGTCTCCTTCCGCAGCCCAGTGATCACTCGTCTGTGGAGAAGATGCTCCTCTCCCGCATCCCAGCTTTTCTTCACGTCAACGACCATGCGCGAGCAGAAGCCTACCGCAGAATCCTCAACGATTCTTCTCTCGATACGCGAAAACTGACGCACGCGGACCGCCTATACGCACGCATGTTGATCTTCAATGTGTGGGGACCCAGCATTAAGCAATCTCCTGCATCCGAAGCCGAAGCTGTGGATATTCTTCGGTCATACCCACAATTCGTTTCTGAGCTAACGCAGGTCCTTAATCTGGTCGAGGATTCGTCGAGAATTGTGCCGGCCCTTCTCGATGAAGCGATCGGACAGGGTGTCCTCTACACGCATGCTTCGTACTCACTAGGCGAGCTGATCGCGGTCCTGGACAATCAACCGCTTAGTCAGATCAACGGTCTCCCCAGAGAGGGAGTCAAGCACTTCGAACACCTCTCCACCGACCTATTGCTGGTGACGTTGGTTAAAGACACTTCAGTGAGCAAATCGACCAACTACCACGACTACCCCATCTCGGAATCCCTTTTCCATTGGGAGACGCAATCGAACCAAGCTGAGCACCACAAGACGGTTCAGCGCTACATCAACCACAAAAATAAAGGCGATTCAATTCTTCTTGCCACGCGCGGAGAAAAGACGAACGAGCTCGATCTCGCCGAGCCGTACACGCTATTAGGGAAAGCGGATTACGTGTCACACCGCGGCAGCAAGCCAGTTGCGATCAACTGGCAGCTCCAACGAAAGATACCGACGAAGCTCTATCGCATCGGCCGAACGGTGGCGTAG
- the hutG gene encoding formimidoylglutamase, whose translation MNTVTDKPLYEEASAWEGRDDGPGPEHARWHSVVQPAESPENSIAVLGFASDEGVRRNGGRQGAAAGPAALRTALGSLAIHDDAPRYDAGTVTTQGDDLEGAQSELSDRVEKLIAAGNLAVVLGGGHETAWATHRGAFRATGGPLKIVNLDAHFDLRAEDRATSGTPFLQISEFLAAENSDSDALHHGFDYSVFGISEPNNTRVLFDTAEKLGVETVLDTTLAELTPKEAGDLTAKAVANSNKPVHLTIDLDGLAASVAPGVSAPAGFGVSFDRYRAMATAVAATGKLKLVDVVELNPDFDVDNRTAKAAARLIHDVVDAHVKATK comes from the coding sequence ATGAACACCGTGACCGATAAGCCTCTGTACGAAGAAGCCAGCGCCTGGGAAGGCCGCGACGACGGCCCCGGCCCGGAGCACGCCCGCTGGCACAGCGTGGTCCAGCCGGCGGAAAGCCCCGAAAACAGCATCGCCGTTCTCGGCTTCGCCTCCGACGAGGGCGTGCGCCGCAACGGCGGCCGTCAGGGCGCTGCCGCGGGCCCGGCAGCGCTGCGCACCGCGCTCGGCTCCCTGGCCATCCACGACGATGCCCCGCGTTACGATGCCGGCACCGTGACCACCCAGGGCGACGACCTGGAAGGTGCACAAAGCGAGCTGTCCGACCGCGTGGAAAAGCTCATTGCGGCCGGCAACCTCGCCGTCGTTCTGGGCGGCGGCCACGAGACCGCCTGGGCCACCCACCGCGGCGCGTTCCGCGCCACCGGTGGCCCGCTGAAGATCGTGAACCTCGACGCGCACTTCGACCTGCGCGCAGAAGATCGCGCCACCTCGGGCACACCGTTTTTGCAGATTTCCGAGTTCCTCGCTGCGGAAAACAGCGACTCCGACGCGCTGCACCACGGCTTCGACTACTCCGTCTTCGGCATCTCGGAGCCGAACAACACCCGCGTACTGTTCGATACCGCGGAAAAGCTCGGCGTGGAAACCGTCCTGGACACCACCCTGGCGGAGCTCACCCCGAAGGAAGCCGGCGATCTCACCGCGAAGGCGGTCGCGAACTCGAACAAGCCCGTCCACTTGACCATCGACCTGGACGGCCTAGCCGCGAGCGTCGCCCCGGGTGTGTCCGCCCCCGCGGGCTTCGGCGTGAGCTTCGACCGCTATCGCGCCATGGCCACCGCCGTGGCCGCCACGGGCAAGCTGAAGCTTGTCGATGTCGTCGAGCTCAACCCCGACTTCGACGTGGACAACCGCACCGCCAAAGCGGCCGCCCGCCTCATCCACGACGTCGTCGACGCCCACGTCAAGGCCACCAAGTAG
- a CDS encoding YjiH family protein encodes MTYADSVAYSVMNHDDDTPKVKGVWRLFVYSAIGAFVFFFPISYKGNSSIPLDHIVTMLKEAIPSVIPWIILALAAYGTVRSMKNKNWREGPLQAVFTVLNVVGLVVSVMAVTGKLPWVLGDDDLVPFLWEKIATPVGLIVPIGGAFLALLIGYGLLEFVGVFMQPVMRPIWKTPGRSAVDAVASFVGSYSLGILITDRVYQSGGYTGREAAIIATGFSTVSAAFMVIVAKTLGLMDVWGIFFGVTLVITFLVTAITVRIPPLATIEDDYFPGATADPERKVTGNRFKEAKREALMALDRAPSLARAIWDNFLDGLRMAGAIVPSIMSVGLIGLLLERFTPLFTWLGYLFYPFAWLVRLPEPGLVGEASAMGLAEMFLPSTAVADSGSIEVKFVIGVVSVSAIIFFSALVPCIMATKIPIKLSHMVIVWFERVVLTILLAAPAAYLIF; translated from the coding sequence GTGACCTACGCTGACTCGGTGGCCTACTCGGTCATGAACCATGACGACGACACTCCCAAGGTCAAGGGGGTGTGGCGGCTCTTTGTCTATAGCGCCATTGGCGCGTTCGTGTTCTTCTTCCCCATCTCGTACAAGGGGAATAGCTCCATTCCGCTGGACCACATTGTCACGATGCTCAAAGAAGCCATCCCCAGTGTGATCCCGTGGATCATCCTGGCGCTGGCGGCCTACGGGACAGTGCGCTCGATGAAGAACAAGAACTGGCGCGAAGGACCGCTGCAAGCGGTCTTCACGGTGCTCAACGTCGTGGGCCTGGTGGTCTCCGTGATGGCCGTGACCGGCAAGCTGCCGTGGGTGCTGGGCGATGACGACCTCGTGCCGTTCCTGTGGGAGAAAATCGCCACGCCGGTCGGGCTCATCGTGCCCATCGGCGGCGCGTTCTTGGCCCTGCTCATCGGCTACGGACTTCTAGAGTTCGTCGGCGTGTTCATGCAGCCGGTTATGCGGCCCATTTGGAAAACACCGGGGCGCTCCGCGGTGGATGCCGTGGCATCGTTCGTAGGCAGCTATTCGCTGGGCATCCTGATCACCGACCGTGTTTACCAGAGCGGCGGTTATACCGGCCGCGAGGCGGCCATCATCGCCACGGGCTTTTCCACCGTCTCCGCGGCGTTCATGGTCATCGTGGCCAAGACCTTGGGGCTGATGGACGTGTGGGGAATCTTCTTCGGCGTCACCCTCGTTATCACCTTCCTGGTCACCGCCATCACCGTGCGCATCCCGCCGCTGGCAACAATCGAGGACGACTACTTCCCAGGCGCGACCGCGGACCCGGAGCGCAAGGTCACCGGCAACCGCTTCAAAGAAGCCAAACGGGAGGCGCTCATGGCCCTGGACCGCGCGCCGTCGCTGGCTCGGGCGATCTGGGACAACTTTCTCGACGGGCTGCGCATGGCCGGTGCCATCGTCCCGTCCATCATGTCCGTCGGCCTCATCGGCCTGCTGCTCGAGCGGTTCACCCCGCTGTTTACCTGGCTGGGCTACCTGTTCTACCCGTTCGCCTGGCTGGTACGCCTGCCCGAGCCCGGCCTCGTGGGGGAGGCCTCCGCCATGGGGCTGGCCGAGATGTTCCTGCCCAGCACCGCGGTGGCAGACTCCGGCTCCATCGAGGTGAAGTTCGTCATCGGCGTCGTGTCCGTCTCCGCCATCATCTTCTTCTCCGCGCTGGTGCCGTGCATCATGGCCACGAAGATCCCGATCAAGCTCTCCCACATGGTCATTGTGTGGTTCGAGCGCGTCGTTCTTACCATCCTGCTGGCCGCGCCGGCGGCCTACCTCATCTTCTAA
- a CDS encoding (deoxy)nucleoside triphosphate pyrophosphohydrolase, which yields MAKSISVVGAVFVDGSRFLAARKREGKPLAGYWEFPGGKIEPGEAPEQALRRELNEELAVDADIGPHITTATYEYNHATIELATYSCTIVNGTPQLTDHDEIRWVTAEEARELNWAPADIPTVEILCR from the coding sequence ATGGCGAAATCAATCTCGGTTGTGGGAGCCGTATTCGTAGACGGTTCCCGCTTTTTGGCTGCTAGGAAACGAGAGGGCAAACCTCTCGCTGGTTACTGGGAATTTCCCGGCGGGAAAATAGAACCTGGCGAGGCCCCAGAGCAGGCACTGCGCCGAGAGCTCAATGAGGAACTCGCAGTCGACGCTGACATCGGCCCGCACATCACCACGGCCACGTACGAGTACAACCACGCGACCATTGAGCTCGCTACCTATTCCTGCACCATCGTCAATGGCACGCCGCAGCTTACTGACCACGACGAAATCCGCTGGGTGACGGCGGAAGAAGCCCGCGAATTGAACTGGGCTCCCGCTGACATACCCACCGTCGAAATTCTCTGCCGATAG
- a CDS encoding amino acid permease, with product MSGLQHRHLLFIALGSAIGTGLFYGSAGAIQEAGPSVLLVYLIAGAVVYFMLRGLGEMAVHNPTLGSFAEYARTHLGGWSGYITGWMFAFEMVIVCLADLTAIGVYMKMWFPDVASWVWIVATLLIVGAANFASARAFGELEFAFTVIKVGAVIAMILGGAAVLVFGLSHAETTGFQNLVNDGGFFPNGPGGLVSSFILVLFAFGGTEIIGVAGTEAEDPSKSVPQAINTVPMRILIFYVLSILVILLINPWRSITGDQSPFVQIFSTLGVNWAAGLLNLVVITAALSAINADLFGAGRVLTGLARQNLAPKVMARTSRGVPVMTVAILLSVMVIGAVLNALLPDRIFEIVASLATFATVFVWLMILLAHVASRRNLSRQEVRDLEYKVPFWPFGQYFAIAFILCTFGIMVWKSEYHVALIVGVIFLAIMTICYYATGRQKVHRSEADHAAEEAAANQATATE from the coding sequence ATGTCGGGCCTGCAGCACCGCCACCTTTTGTTCATCGCGCTGGGCTCGGCCATCGGCACCGGCCTGTTTTACGGTTCGGCCGGCGCCATCCAGGAGGCGGGCCCGTCCGTCCTGCTCGTCTACCTCATCGCCGGCGCGGTCGTGTACTTCATGCTCCGCGGCCTAGGTGAGATGGCGGTCCACAACCCCACCTTGGGTTCGTTCGCGGAATACGCGCGCACGCACCTCGGCGGCTGGTCGGGCTACATCACCGGCTGGATGTTCGCCTTCGAGATGGTGATCGTCTGTCTGGCGGACCTCACAGCCATCGGCGTGTACATGAAGATGTGGTTCCCGGACGTCGCATCCTGGGTTTGGATCGTGGCCACCCTGCTCATCGTGGGCGCGGCGAACTTCGCCTCCGCCCGCGCGTTCGGCGAGCTGGAATTTGCCTTCACCGTCATCAAGGTGGGCGCGGTCATCGCCATGATCTTGGGCGGCGCGGCCGTGCTCGTCTTCGGCCTCTCGCACGCGGAGACCACCGGTTTCCAGAACCTGGTCAATGATGGCGGCTTCTTCCCCAACGGCCCCGGCGGGCTCGTGTCCTCGTTCATCCTCGTGCTCTTCGCCTTCGGCGGCACGGAGATCATCGGCGTCGCCGGAACGGAGGCGGAAGACCCGTCCAAGTCGGTTCCGCAGGCCATCAACACCGTGCCGATGCGCATCCTCATCTTCTACGTGCTGTCCATCCTGGTCATCCTGCTCATCAACCCGTGGCGCAGCATCACCGGCGACCAGTCGCCGTTCGTGCAGATTTTCTCGACCCTGGGCGTGAACTGGGCCGCTGGCCTGCTCAACCTGGTGGTCATCACCGCGGCGCTGTCGGCCATCAACGCCGACCTCTTCGGTGCCGGCCGCGTGCTCACCGGCCTGGCCCGCCAGAACCTCGCGCCGAAGGTCATGGCGCGCACGTCCCGCGGCGTGCCGGTGATGACCGTGGCCATCCTGCTGTCCGTCATGGTCATCGGCGCGGTGCTCAACGCGCTGCTGCCGGACCGCATCTTCGAGATCGTCGCCTCCCTGGCCACCTTCGCCACCGTGTTCGTCTGGCTGATGATCCTCCTCGCCCACGTCGCCTCCCGCCGCAACCTATCGCGCCAGGAGGTCCGCGACCTGGAGTACAAGGTGCCGTTCTGGCCGTTCGGCCAGTACTTCGCCATCGCGTTCATCCTGTGCACCTTCGGCATCATGGTGTGGAAGTCGGAGTACCACGTCGCCCTTATCGTGGGCGTGATCTTCCTGGCCATCATGACCATCTGCTACTACGCCACAGGCCGCCAGAAGGTGCACCGCTCCGAGGCGGACCACGCCGCCGAGGAAGCCGCCGCCAACCAGGCCACGGCGACCGAGTAA